CCATCTGCAGAAGATGAGCACTCAAAGACGTTAAGTTCACGTTTTTCAGCGCACTCTATTATCTTTTTTATGCTTAAATTTTCAGGTTCGTTATTTAGCGCGAAACCGCCATTTGCCCCTTTAAACGACTTTAAAATTCCATCTTTTGCAAGATTTTGTAAAATTTTGGCTAAAAAGCTTTTTGAAATTTTAAGTTCATTAGAGATCGTATCAACATCAACTGGAGATGATTTTTGAGATATTAAAATAAGTGAAAGTAGAGCATATTCGCTTGCCTTTGTAAAAAGCATTTATCTTCCTTAGGTCTTTAAATAGCCCTAATTTTATAAAATTTTTACTGCATTTTTCATTAATTTTTAAAAAGCGTAGTTTTATCTAACTTTATGTTTTAAATGCTATAATCGCTCTTTCAAAATTCACCAATCAGGAGGTCATTATGGCTTTGGATTCGGCTAAAAAAGCTCAAATAGTTGCGAAATTCGCTAGAAAAGAGGGAGATACAGGCTCTCCAGAAGTTCAAATAGCTCTTTTAACAGCTAGAATAACTGAACTTACAGAACACCTTAAAATTTTCAAAAAAGACTTTTCATCACGTTTAGGTCTTTTAAAACTAGTTGGTCAAAGAAAAAGACTTTTAAAGTATCTTAAAAACAAAGACTACACTACATATTCAAAACTAATCTCTGAGCTTGGCTTAAGAGATAAATAATCCATCGGAGAGCGATCTGCTCTCCTTATTAAATTTACTTTATCCATATTTTTTATTCAAAATTTACAGTCTATTTTAAAATTTCCATCTTTAGTATTAATTTATCTACTCACAATACGACTAATCTTTTTAAAT
The DNA window shown above is from Campylobacter concisus and carries:
- a CDS encoding RrF2 family transcriptional regulator, which encodes MLFTKASEYALLSLILISQKSSPVDVDTISNELKISKSFLAKILQNLAKDGILKSFKGANGGFALNNEPENLSIKKIIECAEKRELNVFECSSSADGCPSNKASSCQIWSMFSGLQSKIDEMLDAIKLSDIVKK
- the rpsO gene encoding 30S ribosomal protein S15 translates to MALDSAKKAQIVAKFARKEGDTGSPEVQIALLTARITELTEHLKIFKKDFSSRLGLLKLVGQRKRLLKYLKNKDYTTYSKLISELGLRDK